GATAAGGCCATCATACACTTCCCCATACCTGGCATAGTTGCTCTCCGTCAGCCCCTGCTGGCAGAGGTCTCTGGCCTCCGTCAATTGGTGAAGGATAGGATTCATTTTCTGAGGGTGCGCATTCCCAGCCATGTTCAGAAATGCATATGCGGATCTCAACTTGGATAAGAGTCTGCTTTTTATAGCCATAGTCTCACCCCTCTCAAATGGTATGAAATCACTGCACACCAACTGTGTCGCAGGAATTATCTCAAAAGATACAGCTTTTGAAATAATATTCCACAACAAGAGCATTATTTCCTCCCTAAAAATAGAAAAGTTTCAAGTGGGGCAAAACAAAGGCTCAGAAACCGGATTCCTTCCCAGCTTCTGAGCTTTGCTTTTATTTGTTTTTAGAGGGTCTTGAGGATCTCCCTGACCTTCTCCAGATACTCCTCCCTGCTGCAGGTGATGACCTCGCCGGTCTTGCGTACCTTCAGCTCGATGACGCCCTCTTCCACGGCCTTGGGGCCGATGGTGACGCGCAGGGGGTAGCCGATGAGGTCGCAGTCCTTGAACTTCACACCAGCCCGCTCCTTGCGGTCATCCAGCAGGACGTCGATACCCTCTTTCTTCAGCTCGGCGTAGATTTCCTCGCCGTACTGAAGCTGGTCATCCTTCTTGGCATTGACCACGGCCACCACTGCCTCGAAGGGAGCAATGGCACGGGGCCAGATGATGCCGTCCTCATCGTTGTGCTGCTCGATGGCGGCAGCCATGGTGCGGCCTACGCCGATGCCGTAGCAACCCATGACCAGGGGCTGCTCCTTGCCTGCTTCGTCAAGGAAGGTGGCCCCCATGGCCTCGCTGTACTTGGTGCCCAGAGTGAAGACCTGGCCTGCCTCGATGCCGCGGCTCATGGTGAGAGGCGCGCCACACTTGGGGCAGGCATCGCCTTCAGCCACCATGCGGATATCTGCCACGGTGATGGCTTCCATGTTGAAGTCACGCTCCGGGGTCACATTCTTGTAGTGGGCATCCACCTCGTTGGCACCGGTGACGGCGTTGTACATGTGCATGACCGTGTGGTCAACAATGACCTTGATGCCCTCCTTGATGCCGATGGGGCTCATGAAGCCCGGGCAGCCGCCTGCAGCGCTGATGGCCTCATCCTCGGCCATGTTGAGCTCCTGTGCATCCTCGATAAGGTTGATGAGCTTCACCTCATTGACCTCATGATCGCCACGCACAAAGGCCAGCACCAGCTCGCCCTTGTCAGTCTGGTAGGCAATGGCCTTGATGGTCTTGGCCGTGGGCACCTTCAGGAACTCAGCCAGCTTCTCGATGGTGTTGGTGCCAGGGGTGGCCACCTTCTCCAAAGGCAGCATCTCTTCCTGCTCAGCCACGATGGCCTTCAGCTCTGCCTTCTCGTCGCTGGCAGCGTATTCGCACTTGGTGCAGCAGGCAATGCTGGACTCACCGGCCTCAGCCAGCACGGTGAACTCGTGGGAATGGCCGCCGCCTATGGCGCCATTGTCCGCCTCTACGGGACGGAACTCCAGGCCGCAGCGGGTGAAGATGCGGCTGTAGGCATCGTACATCTTCTGATAAGACTCGTTCATGCCCTCCACATCCTTGTCAAAGGAATAGAGGTCCTTCATGATGAACTCACGGCTGCGCATGAGGCCGAAACGAGGACGACGCTCGTCCCGGAACTTGTCCTGAATCTGGTAGAGCATGACCGGCAGCTGCTTGTAGGAGCGCACCTCATCCCTCACCAGAGCGGTGATCATCTCCTCATGGGTGGGGCCCATGCAGAACTCACGGCCATGACGGTCCTTCATGCGCATCATCTCAGCGCCGTAAGCTGCCCAGCGGCCGCTCTCCTCCCACAGCTCAGAGGGCTGCAGGATGGGCATCATGATTTCCTGGCCGCCGGCAGCGTCCATTTCCTCACGGATGATCTCCTCGATCTTGCGGATGGTGCGCCAGCCCAGGGGCAGGAAGTTGTACATGCCGCCGGCAGACTTTCTCATCAGGCCTGCGCGGTACATGAGCTGATGGCTGACAATCTCAGCCTCGGCAGGAGTGTTGCGCAGGGTGGGTGCGTATAAATTGCTTGCTCTCATTTCTTTTTCCGTTCCTCCAGTATTGCATCTATTTCCTTGAAAAGCTCAGTGACTAATTGTTCTTCGGGGACCTTCCTGACGATTTCCCCCTTGCGGAAGACCAGGCCTTCGCCCTTGCCCCCCGCAATGCCAACATCGGCACCACGGGCCTCCCCGGGGCCGTTCACCACGCAGCCCATGACAGCTACCTCGATGGGTTCTGCCATGCCCTCCAGCTTCTTTTCCACCTGCTCTGCAATGGCGGGCAGATCGATGCTGGTGCGGCCGCAGGTGGGGCAGGCCACCAAAGTAGGCCCGTATTCCTTCAGCCCCAGTGCCTTCAGTATCTCATTGGCCACCTTCACTTCCACCACCGGGTCCCCGGTGAGGGAAATGCGGAAGGTGTCGCCGATCCCCTCAGCCAAAAGGGCCCCAATGCCCACAGCTGACTTGATGATGCCCGTATTGGGGGTGCCAGCCTCGGTGATGCCCAGATGCAGGGGATAATCCACCTTCTCGCTCATGAGCCGGTAGGCCGCCAGGGTCATGGGCACATCATGGGCCTTCAGGGAGATCTTCATATCGTAGAAGCCCTGCTCCTCCAGGATGCGCACATGCTGCAGGGCGGACTCCACCAAGCCTTCAGGCGTGACCTTGTCTCCGTATTTGGCCAGGATCTTCTTGTCCAGGGAACCGGCATTGACCCCGATGCGGATGGGGATGCCGTGGGCCTTGGCCTCCTGCACCACGGCCCTGACCTTTTCCTCCCCGCCGATGTTGCCGGGGTTCAGGCGCAGGCCGGAAATTCCCTGCCTGATGGCCTCCAAGGCCAGCTTGTAGTCAAAGTGGATATCCGCCACCAGGGGCACCTGCACCTCTTTGATGATATTGCCCAGATTAGCGGCGGCTTCCATATCAGGCACCGCCAGGCGCACGATATCGCAGCCTGCAGCCGTCAGGGCCTTGATTTGCTGCACAGTGCTTTCCGTGTCCGCCGTCTTGGTATTGGTCATGGACTGGACAGAGATGGGAGCGCCGCCGCCGATGGCCACGCTGCCTATATGTATCTGTCTGGTTTTCTTTCTTTCAAACACCATCTTAGCCTCCCACGAATACCCGCATGATGTCATTGGCCGTAGCAAAGAGCATCAGGAGAATCAAGAGCCCCACGCCCACGCTCTGCATATAGTAGAGCGCCTTGGGAGAAAGGGGCTTGCCTCTCACTGCCTCGATGCAAAGTGTGATGAAGTGGCCGCCATCCAGAGCCGGAATG
This genomic interval from Selenomonas sp. AB3002 contains the following:
- the ispG gene encoding flavodoxin-dependent (E)-4-hydroxy-3-methylbut-2-enyl-diphosphate synthase — its product is MVFERKKTRQIHIGSVAIGGGAPISVQSMTNTKTADTESTVQQIKALTAAGCDIVRLAVPDMEAAANLGNIIKEVQVPLVADIHFDYKLALEAIRQGISGLRLNPGNIGGEEKVRAVVQEAKAHGIPIRIGVNAGSLDKKILAKYGDKVTPEGLVESALQHVRILEEQGFYDMKISLKAHDVPMTLAAYRLMSEKVDYPLHLGITEAGTPNTGIIKSAVGIGALLAEGIGDTFRISLTGDPVVEVKVANEILKALGLKEYGPTLVACPTCGRTSIDLPAIAEQVEKKLEGMAEPIEVAVMGCVVNGPGEARGADVGIAGGKGEGLVFRKGEIVRKVPEEQLVTELFKEIDAILEERKKK
- a CDS encoding proline--tRNA ligase, coding for MRASNLYAPTLRNTPAEAEIVSHQLMYRAGLMRKSAGGMYNFLPLGWRTIRKIEEIIREEMDAAGGQEIMMPILQPSELWEESGRWAAYGAEMMRMKDRHGREFCMGPTHEEMITALVRDEVRSYKQLPVMLYQIQDKFRDERRPRFGLMRSREFIMKDLYSFDKDVEGMNESYQKMYDAYSRIFTRCGLEFRPVEADNGAIGGGHSHEFTVLAEAGESSIACCTKCEYAASDEKAELKAIVAEQEEMLPLEKVATPGTNTIEKLAEFLKVPTAKTIKAIAYQTDKGELVLAFVRGDHEVNEVKLINLIEDAQELNMAEDEAISAAGGCPGFMSPIGIKEGIKVIVDHTVMHMYNAVTGANEVDAHYKNVTPERDFNMEAITVADIRMVAEGDACPKCGAPLTMSRGIEAGQVFTLGTKYSEAMGATFLDEAGKEQPLVMGCYGIGVGRTMAAAIEQHNDEDGIIWPRAIAPFEAVVAVVNAKKDDQLQYGEEIYAELKKEGIDVLLDDRKERAGVKFKDCDLIGYPLRVTIGPKAVEEGVIELKVRKTGEVITCSREEYLEKVREILKTL